A DNA window from Corynebacterium ciconiae DSM 44920 contains the following coding sequences:
- a CDS encoding NAD(P)/FAD-dependent oxidoreductase has product MASKQVLVAGAGLVGLCTAYSLAREGHAVTLVDKGRMGSGAARGNGGEITPLQALPMPEPALVTQLAEGVISNRHYFTIAPLALPRLTVFGVQFLRNCTTGRLKRNTAALDQLVRGAMAAFDSFHRDGISLAGGGWGYLNVHSDPEALRVYREAQIERARLLGIEEPGPILSRAELEEPLLREEVTCGYRIPTERYIDPDRFCTELHEALEEMGVNIRPHTELLSLDDTRATVRTGQGVETIGFDKAVVSTGAWLNRQLRGIPGLTFSAVTPGTGYSFHAEMDTLPRTLTMGLHRKTLIVPMSGTARVVGLMDFGFRVERFERHRMDFLREQASQFIHGLDETPISREWTGPRPMTPTGLPYISPVRSHPNIIVATGHNMHGLTLGPVTGEVVSALVSDRDPGIDMRPFALPRF; this is encoded by the coding sequence ATGGCATCGAAGCAGGTTCTCGTCGCAGGAGCAGGACTGGTGGGGCTGTGTACCGCCTATAGCCTCGCCCGCGAGGGTCATGCGGTGACGCTGGTCGATAAAGGCCGGATGGGCTCGGGCGCGGCGCGGGGCAACGGCGGCGAGATCACCCCGCTGCAGGCGCTGCCGATGCCGGAGCCGGCGCTGGTGACTCAGCTGGCTGAGGGCGTGATCTCGAATCGCCACTACTTCACCATCGCCCCCTTGGCGCTGCCACGGCTGACGGTCTTTGGTGTGCAGTTCCTGCGCAACTGCACCACCGGGCGGCTCAAGCGCAACACCGCCGCGCTGGATCAGCTGGTGCGCGGGGCGATGGCCGCCTTTGATTCCTTCCACCGCGATGGTATCTCCCTCGCGGGTGGCGGCTGGGGTTATCTCAATGTGCACTCCGATCCGGAGGCGCTGCGTGTCTACCGCGAGGCCCAGATTGAGCGCGCCCGGCTGCTGGGGATTGAGGAGCCAGGCCCGATCCTCAGCCGCGCCGAGTTGGAGGAGCCGCTGCTGCGGGAGGAAGTTACCTGCGGCTATCGCATCCCCACCGAGCGCTATATCGATCCCGATCGTTTCTGCACCGAGCTGCACGAGGCGCTCGAGGAGATGGGCGTGAATATCCGCCCCCACACCGAGCTGCTTTCGCTCGATGACACCCGCGCTACCGTGCGCACTGGGCAGGGGGTGGAGACTATCGGTTTTGATAAGGCGGTTGTCTCCACTGGCGCTTGGCTGAATCGGCAGCTGCGAGGCATTCCTGGGCTCACCTTCTCCGCGGTCACGCCGGGCACCGGCTATAGCTTCCACGCCGAGATGGACACCCTGCCGCGCACGCTCACTATGGGTTTGCATCGCAAGACGCTGATTGTGCCGATGAGCGGCACCGCCCGCGTGGTGGGGTTGATGGATTTCGGGTTCCGCGTGGAGCGCTTCGAACGCCACCGCATGGATTTCTTGCGCGAGCAGGCCTCGCAGTTTATCCACGGCCTCGACGAGACACCGATCTCGCGCGAGTGGACCGGGCCACGCCCGATGACTCCCACCGGCCTGCCCTATATCAGCCCGGTGCGTTCGCATCCGAATATCATCGTCGCCACCGGGCACAACATGCACGGGCTCACCCTCGGACCAGTCACTGGCGAGGTTGTCAGCGCCCTAGTATCCGATCGCGATCCGGGCATCGATATGCGCCCCTTCGCCCTGCCGCGCTTCTAG
- a CDS encoding MFS transporter, translating into MLRRTKRLPRQTEISDTRRYIVMVAFALGAFGIGTTEFASMGLLPLIAHDFGISEAKAGTVISVYALGVMVGSPMVALFTGFMPRRRLLLLLMAAFTVSHAVTVFSSSYAMLLITRFVAGLPHGAYFSITALATASMAPAGQRGRSIAYVGMGFSVATVAGVPAAQALGSAFGWQIAYALVAAVGLITLVALWFLMPHMTEMPPTSPRTELGALGKAQIWLTLLIGTIGFGGNFAVYTYITWTMTERAGLNPHWMWLVLMVYGFGQLLGNVIGGRLSDWNLEKGIMGALSASAILMTLFYLASQNVWTAVPVFVLIGTAASALVPILQIRLMDNAGDAQMLAASLNHTALNTANALGAALGGVVIGAGFSYAAPALAGAGLAVLGVCTWAFAYHLKRSQAREEASTSASS; encoded by the coding sequence TTGCTGCGTCGGACGAAGAGGCTGCCGCGCCAAACCGAAATTTCGGATACTCGCCGCTACATCGTGATGGTTGCTTTCGCGCTCGGCGCCTTCGGTATTGGCACGACCGAGTTCGCCTCCATGGGGCTGCTGCCGCTGATCGCTCACGACTTCGGCATTAGTGAAGCTAAAGCCGGTACCGTCATCTCCGTCTACGCCTTGGGCGTGATGGTGGGCTCGCCCATGGTGGCACTGTTCACCGGCTTCATGCCGCGGCGCCGGCTGCTGCTGCTGTTGATGGCAGCCTTTACCGTCTCGCACGCGGTCACCGTGTTCAGCTCCTCCTACGCGATGCTGCTCATCACCCGCTTCGTGGCGGGCCTGCCGCACGGTGCCTACTTCTCCATCACGGCCCTTGCCACCGCCTCCATGGCGCCGGCGGGCCAGCGCGGCCGCTCCATCGCCTATGTGGGCATGGGCTTTTCCGTGGCCACCGTCGCTGGGGTGCCCGCCGCCCAAGCCCTGGGCTCGGCATTCGGCTGGCAGATCGCCTATGCGCTGGTGGCCGCGGTGGGGCTGATTACCTTGGTGGCGCTGTGGTTCCTCATGCCGCACATGACAGAGATGCCGCCCACCAGCCCCCGCACGGAACTCGGCGCCCTGGGCAAGGCCCAGATCTGGCTGACGCTGCTGATCGGCACCATCGGTTTCGGCGGCAACTTCGCCGTCTACACCTACATCACGTGGACCATGACAGAGCGCGCCGGGCTGAACCCGCACTGGATGTGGCTGGTGCTCATGGTCTACGGCTTTGGCCAGCTGCTTGGCAATGTGATCGGCGGCCGGCTCAGCGATTGGAACCTAGAAAAGGGCATCATGGGCGCGCTCAGCGCCTCGGCGATCCTCATGACACTGTTCTATCTGGCTTCGCAGAACGTGTGGACAGCGGTGCCGGTATTCGTGCTCATCGGCACCGCCGCCAGTGCGCTCGTGCCTATTTTGCAGATTCGGCTGATGGATAATGCAGGCGATGCCCAGATGCTTGCCGCCTCGCTCAATCACACTGCGCTGAACACCGCCAACGCCCTCGGCGCGGCGTTGGGCGGGGTGGTTATTGGTGCCGGATTCTCCTACGCCGCCCCCGCGCTGGCCGGCGCCGGTCTGGCCGTGTTGGGTGTGTGCACCTGGGCATTCGCCTATCACCTCAAGCGTTCACAGGCCCGCGAGGAGGCGTCGACAAGCGCTTCCAGCTAG
- a CDS encoding exodeoxyribonuclease III has product MALTISSVNVNGVRAAVKQRSENNRGMLAWLEDAGVDVVLMQEVRADDTQARAALAPALDSGWHLATAPAAAKGRAGVGILSRFELGDVSIGIPGFEDSGRFIAATLIDAPLENMRVASLYLPSGAADTEKQDEKYAFLDSFGPLLDELAVEYPNMVIGGDWNICHRSQDLKNDKANKKKSGFLPDERAFMDSVFGTFPDGASQVEAHGSFAGAVSYSSAAPLRQPATEPAWFDVARRLEGDVDGPYTWWTYRGKAFDTDAGWRIDYQAATAAMLQRAERTWVDKADAYDLRWSDHSPLNVRYAS; this is encoded by the coding sequence ATGGCTCTTACGATTTCTTCCGTCAACGTCAATGGCGTCCGCGCCGCAGTCAAGCAGCGCTCCGAGAACAACCGCGGCATGCTCGCCTGGCTTGAGGATGCTGGGGTGGATGTGGTGCTCATGCAGGAGGTGCGCGCCGATGACACCCAAGCCCGCGCCGCCTTGGCGCCCGCTCTCGATTCCGGCTGGCACCTCGCCACCGCACCGGCCGCCGCCAAGGGCCGCGCCGGGGTGGGGATTCTCTCCCGCTTCGAACTGGGGGATGTCTCCATCGGCATTCCCGGTTTCGAGGACTCTGGGCGCTTCATCGCCGCCACGCTTATCGACGCTCCGCTGGAGAACATGCGCGTCGCCTCGCTCTATCTACCCTCCGGTGCCGCCGACACCGAGAAGCAAGATGAAAAATACGCCTTCCTCGATTCCTTCGGGCCACTGCTTGATGAGCTGGCCGTGGAGTATCCGAATATGGTGATCGGTGGCGACTGGAACATCTGCCACCGCAGTCAGGACCTGAAAAATGACAAGGCCAATAAGAAAAAGTCCGGCTTCCTGCCGGACGAGAGGGCCTTTATGGACTCGGTGTTTGGCACCTTCCCCGATGGGGCCAGCCAAGTAGAGGCCCACGGCAGCTTCGCTGGGGCGGTCTCCTATTCCTCGGCGGCCCCGCTACGCCAACCGGCCACCGAACCTGCGTGGTTCGATGTGGCTCGCCGCCTCGAAGGCGATGTGGATGGGCCCTACACCTGGTGGACCTACCGCGGTAAAGCCTTCGACACCGATGCCGGCTGGCGCATCGACTATCAAGCAGCCACCGCCGCCATGCTGCAGCGCGCCGAGCGCACGTGGGTGGACAAGGCAGATGCCTATGATTTGCGCTGGTCCGATCACTCCCCGTTGAACGTGCGCTACGCCTCGTAG